The following nucleotide sequence is from Anaerococcus sp. Marseille-Q7828.
ATCCTATTTTTATATTATCTTTTCTAAATAACTTTTTAATAGACATCTTTGGCTCCTAAGCTTTAAATCTCAACATATCCACGAAATCCTCTTGATGAATAGTAGGACTCAGCTCCATTGTGGAAGGTGAAGACCCTGCCATATCTCTTTTCACAAAATAAAGCTCCGCCCCTTTCCCTCAATTCACCTTCAGTTAAAATCCAAGACGATGATTTTAAATCAAATTCAAATAATTCTTGAAGAGTATAGTACTGGTCTTCATTTAGAACTTTGATTCCTATCTTTTCTGCTTCTTCCATGACCGATGAATTTGGAGCATTTTTCTTTCTCTTTATTCTAGCTTCCTTGTCATAGCAAAGGCTCCTGCGTCCCTTGGGAGATTCCTTGGCACAATCTAGGAAAACTGGTCCAGAAAATATTGGTAAGTCAACAAAATTGACCTCACCACCAGTTTCTTCCATTAGACACAAAGTTTCTAATAACTTCTTGTCCTTTAATAATTTTTCTTCCACTTCATCCCAATTTGAATTTGGGTGGAGATCTAAAGTCTTATCAAATCTTTCTTTTAGTATTGATATTAAATTTTCTTTCATAATTATCCTCTGAAATGCCTTTAAGTTAAGAATTTCTAATACAAGTACTTTACTTTCCTTGCTTCTCAGGTAGGTACTTCCAGTATTTTTTTGGCATATTACTTGCCATCAGCTTGTGGTTTTTTCTTTCCTCTATTCCTATGGCCTTATAAAATCCCTGCCAGGCGTCTTTAAATATTTCTTCTTCTTTACTATCTACCCCATTCATTTCTAGTATCTCTACTATTTCCCAAGATTCTTTCTCACAAAGACTTGCCTTCTTACGATTCTTATCATATATTATAAATTTCTCATTTGGCATTCTCGATAAAAAATGTGGAGTCAAGTGTTCTAGGATATCGTTTTCCGGCTCTATTTCTCCTAGTAAATAATTATC
It contains:
- a CDS encoding DUF4256 domain-containing protein, whose product is MKENLISILKERFDKTLDLHPNSNWDEVEEKLLKDKKLLETLCLMEETGGEVNFVDLPIFSGPVFLDCAKESPKGRRSLCYDKEARIKRKKNAPNSSVMEEAEKIGIKVLNEDQYYTLQELFEFDLKSSSWILTEGELRERGGALFCEKRYGRVFTFHNGAESYYSSRGFRGYVEI